In Drosophila nasuta strain 15112-1781.00 chromosome 2R, ASM2355853v1, whole genome shotgun sequence, a single genomic region encodes these proteins:
- the LOC132786147 gene encoding peptidyl-prolyl cis-trans isomerase G, whose product MTVNKRDASATRPRCFFDITLGGLSVGRIVFELFSDVAPKTVENFRSLCTGEKGNGLVTGKRLHYKGVIFHRVVKDFMVQAGDFSAGNGTGGESIYGGTFEDECFDKKHDRPFLLSMANRGKNTNGSQFFITTQPAPHLDNIHVVFGQVLSGQDLVRQLEDLPIDRNSRPLQDAAISNCGELVKQSKAKKEKKRRKRSTATEESDIEQEEVHAKIKEKSKKKRSRKHSKSSDSENSDSGRVAQRGNGKQDNDENDSEEEGEIHPLVTLTKIDPSEIPEVSNKFLMRGEKSRSRERERDVSREARQRERDRDRERERDERDRGRDRNRNAFGWSKKQVPTSRSGRIVKGRGVFRFRTPSRSRSKSITPPHWKHAQKRTIKLSDLERMEEENKLRDEEVKRRELERKKRHEEATKDPKKSFFELSHASTYGGKVTPERKPQSSSSNAGRKRSESHSQKDAERVKPKDTHDKAEREKEKPKEEAPPKRRKSVDMNALDYEQQTDSEPEPEPSKPVQKPESKPAAKEPERPKAAEPKRDEKNRERERSKRSRERSSSRNRQRSRSRSAQRRRSPARRQQRSPARRQGNNNGNANQNASQAQGNRNRRNPFADRDRRQRSPDNEYRNRFPLSPIRQRSSPVERRRGSRDRQRRSRSRGRRQESPERRRESPKRKRQDSGDRKRQDSGDRKRQDSADRKRQDSADRKRQESPDRKRRDSPSRKRRESPERKRRESPDRKRRSSPDRRRSRSHGRRHSSNSRSPSRRSPRRSHRSQDRSPGKITSAVCASEFEDKDKAAREKMQKRAEAALLMKEHMRKEIAKVEEQRLEKQRQDELEKERTTRELNELERLKAETLKKLHEEEERDHPAAAASSEASNSRNRRDSRGSSHEAKKRKHKKSKKQSTRSPRSDTD is encoded by the exons aTGACGGTAAACAAGCGGGACGCGAGTGCAACGCGTCCGCGATGCTTTTTCGACATAACACTCGGCGGTTTGAGCGTCGGTCGCATCGTGTTCGAATTATTTAGCGATGTTGCTCCCAAGACGGTGGAGAATTTTCGTTCGCTGTGCACGGGTGAAAAGGGCAACGGTCTAGTCACCGGCAAGCGGCTCCACTATAAAGGTGTCATATTCCATCGTGTGGTCAAGGATTTTATGGTGCAGGCGGGTGATTTTAGTGCTGGCAACGGAACCGGCGGCGAATCAATTTATGGCGGCACATTCGAGG ACGAATGCTTTGATAAAAAGCACGATCGCCCCTTTCTGCTGTCCATGGCGAATCGCGGTAAAAACACGAATGGCTCGCAGTTCTTTAT TACAACACAGCCTGCGCCACACTTGGACAA CATTCATGTTGTATTCGGTCAAGTTTTGTCCGGTCAGGATTTGGTGCGTCAATTAGAGGATCTGCCCATTGATCGCAACTCACGCCCGCTGCAGGATGCAGCTATCTCCAATTGTGGAGAGCTGGTGAAGCAGTCAAAGG ccaagaaagaaaagaaacgcCGCAAGCGTTCCACGGCCACAGAGGAATCTGACATCGAGCAGGAGGAAGTACACGCCAAGATTAAGGAGAAATCCAAGAAGAAACGCTCACGCAAACACTCCAAATCCAGCGACAGTGAAAA CAGCGACTCTGGACGTGTTGCTCAACGGGGCAATGGAAAGCAGGACAATGATGAGAATGATAGTGAGGAAGAAGGTGAAATACATCCGCTGGTCACATTAACTAAAATCGATCCAAGCGAGATACCAGAG GTTTCCAACAAATTCCTAATGCGCGGCGAGAAATCGCGATCCCGGGAACGAGAGCGAGACGTGTCACGTGAGGCACGACAACGGGAACGCGATCGTGATCGGGAACGTGAACGAGATGAGCGCGACAGAGGCAGAGATCGCAATCGCAATGCATTTGGCTGGTCAAAGAAACAGGTGCCAACCTCACGCAGCGGTCGCATTGTCAAAGGGCGCGGCGTCTTT CGTTTCCGGACGCCGTCGCGCAGTCGCTCGAAGAGCATCACGCCGCCGCATTGGAAGCATGCGCAGAAGCGCACCATTAAGCTGTCCGATTTAGAGCGCATGGAGGAGGAGAATAAGCTGCGCGATGAGGAGGTCAAGCGTCGTGAATTGGAGCGCAAGAAGCGACACGAGGAGGCCACCAAGGATCCCAAGAAATCCTTCTTTGAACTATCGCACGCCAGCACCTATGGCGGCAAGGTGACGCCCGAGAGGAAACCGCAGAGCAGCAGTAGCAATGCGGGACGCAAACGCAGCGAATCCCACTCACAAAAGGATGCGGAACGCGTCAAGCCAAAGGACACACATGACAAGGCGGAACGTGAGAAGGAAAAGCCCAAGGAGGAGGCGCCACCAAAGCGACGCAAATCCGTGGACATGAATGCTTTAGATTACGAGCAGCAGACGGACAGTGAACCGGAGCCGGAGCCAAGCAAACCCGTGCAGAAACCCGAGTCCAAGCCGGCAGCCAAGGAGCCAGAGCGTCCAAAGGCAGCCGAACCAAAGCGTGACGAGAAGAACAGAGAACGCGAACGCTCTAAGCGCAGTCGAGAACGCTCCAGCTCACGGAATCGCCAGCGAAGTCGCTCCCGCTCTGCGCAACGTCGTCGATCACCTGCAAGACGTCAGCAACGTTCGCCAGCTCGACGAcagggcaacaacaatggcaatgccaatcAAAATGCTAGCCAGGCGCAAGGCAATCGCAACCGACGCAATCCGTTTGCCGATCGCGATCGCCGCCAGCGTTCACCCGACAACGAGTATCGCAATCGTTTCCCTTTGTCGCCAATCAGGCAACGCAGTTCGCCTGTTGAGCGTCGTCGCGGCTCTCGGGACCGTCAGCGACGTTCGCGCAGCCGCGGCCGGCGTCAAGAGTCGCCAGAGAGACGACGTGAATCGCCTAAGCGGAAGCGACAGGATTCAGGTGATCGCAAACGACAGGATTCAGGAGACCGCAAGCGACAGGATTcagcggatcgcaagcgacaGGACTCGGCAGATCGCAAGCGACAAGAATCCCCCGATCGCAAGCGTCGTGATTCGCCCAGCCGCAAGCGACGTGAATCTCCAGAACGTAAGCGACGCGAGTCGCCAGATCGCAAACGGCGCTCTTCGCCGGATCGTCGACGTAGTCGCAGTCATGGACGAAggcacagcagcaactcaCGTAGTCCGAGTCGGCGCAGTCCACGTCGCAGTCATCGCTCCCAGGACCGCAGTCCGGGCAAAATAACATCGGCTGTATGCGCTAGCGAGTTTGAGGATAAGGATAAAGCGGCCCGCGAGAAGATGCAGAAGCGAGCGGAGGCTGCGTTGCTGATGAAGGAACATATGCGCAAGGAGATTGCCAAGGTGGAGGAGCAACGGTTGGAGAAGCAGCGACAGGATGAGCTGGAAAAGGAGCGCACCACACGCGAGCTAAATGAGTTGGAGCGCTTGAAGGCGGAGACCCTGAAGAAGCTGCACGAAGAAGAGGAACGTGATCATCCTGCAGCGGCGGCGTCGTCGGAGGCATCGAATAGTCGCAATCGACGCGACAGTCGTGGCAGCAGTCATGAGGCCAAAAAGCGCAAGCATAAAAAGTCAAAGAAACAATCGACACGCTCGCCACGCTCGGACACGGATTAG
- the LOC132785580 gene encoding glutamine--fructose-6-phosphate aminotransferase [isomerizing] 2, protein MCGIFAYLNYLTPKSRQQILELLVQGLKRLEYRGYDSTGLAIDAPNEDSDILLVKRTGKVKILEDAIAEVCQGEDYSQPVDVHIGIAHTRWATHGVPSEVNSHPQRSDVENSFVVVHNGIITNYKDVKTLLEKRGYIFESDTDTEVIAKLVHHLWQSHPGYSFGELVEQAIQQLEGAFAIALKSKHFPGECVASRRGSPLLVGIKAKTKLATDHVPILYTKAHRPHGQQQFHVLPGGSGEVSAEFQPLEHKEVEYFFASDASAVIEHTNRVIYLEDDDVAAVKRDGTLSIHRLNKSSDDPHAREIITLKMEIQQIMKGNYDYFMLKEIFEQPESVVNTMRGRVRFDTQSVVLGGIKEYIPEIKRCRRLMLIACGTSYHSAVATRQLLEELTELPVMVELASDFLDRNTPIYRDDVCFFISQSGETADTLMALRYCKQRGALIVGITNTVGSSICRESHCGVHINAGPEIGVASTKAYTSQFISLVMFALVMSEDRLSLQQRRQEIIAGLAQLDQHIRTVLQLNSQVQELAKELYKHKSLLIMGRGFNFATCLEGALKVKELTYMHSEGILAGELKHGPLALVDDEMPVLMIVLRDPVYIKCMNALQQVTSRKGRPILICEEGDEETMAFSTRSLQIPRTVDCLQGILTVIPLQLLSYHIAVLRGCDVDCPRNLAKSVTVE, encoded by the coding sequence ATGTGCGGCATCTTTGCTTATCTCAATTATTTGACGCCCAAATCGCGTCAGCAGATTTTAGAACTGCTCGTCCAGGGTCTGAAGCGTCTCGAGTACCGTGGCTACGACTCCACGGGCCTGGCCATCGATGCACCCAACGAGGACAGCGATATTCTGCTAGTGAAACGGACCGGAAAAGTGAAAATCCTCGAGGATGCGATAGCCGAGGTGTGTCAAGGTGAGGATTACTCGCAGCCCGTGGACGTACACATTGGCATTGCACACACCCGATGGGCCACACACGGTGTGCCCAGCGAGGTCAACTCGCATCCCCAACGCTCCGATGTGGAGAACTCCTTTGTGGTTGTCCACAATGGCATCATTACCAACTACAAGGATGTGAAGACGCTGCTGGAGAAACGTGGCTACATCTTTGAGTCCGATACGGACACTGAAGTCATTGCCAAGCTGGTGCATCATCTGTGGCAATCACATCCCGGCTATAGCTTCGGTGAGCTTGTCGAGCAAGCAATCCAGCAGCTGGAAGGCGCTTTTGCTATCGCTTTGAAGTCCAAACATTTCCCTGGGGAATGCGTTGCCTCGCGTCGTGGTTCTCCGCTACTGGTGGGCATCAAGGCCAAGACTAAGCTGGCCACCGATCATGTGCCCATACTCTACACCAAGGCGCATCGTCCTCATGGTCAGCAGCAGTTCCATGTGCTGCCGGGTGGAAGTGGCGAAGTTAGTGCCGAGTTTCAGCCGTTGGAGCATAAGGAAGTCGAGTATTTCTTCGCATCGGATGCCTCGGCGGTGATTGAGCACACGAATCGTGTCATCTACCTGGAGGATGACGATGTGGCGGCCGTGAAACGCGATGGCACACTCAGCATACATCGCCTGAACAAATCCTCAGATGATCCGCATGCCAGGGAGATCATTACACTGAAGATGGAGATACAGCAGATCATGAAGGGCAACTACGATTACTTCATGCTTAAGGAGATCTTCGAGCAGCCCGAATCCGTGGTCAATACGATGCGAGGACGCGTCCGCTTCGATACCCAATCGGTAGTCTTGGGTGGCATCAAAGAATATATCCCGGAGATCAAACGATGCAGGCGACTCATGCTCATCGCTTGTGGCACTTCGTATCACAGCGCTGTGGCCACGCGACAGCTGCTCGAGGAGCTCACCGAACTGCCCGTGATGGTGGAGTTGGCTTCGGATTTCCTCGATCGCAATACGCCTATTTATCGCGATGATGTTTGCTTCTTCATCTCGCAATCCGGCGAGACAGCGGACACTTTGATGGCTTTGCGTTATTGCAAGCAACGTGGAGCGTTGATTGTGGGCATCACCAACACCGTGGGCAGCAGCATCTGTCGTGAATCCCACTGCGGTGTGCACATCAATGCCGGACCAGAGATTGGCGTCGCCTCCACGAAAGCGTACACTTCACAATTCATTTCGCTTGTGATGTTCGCTCTGGTCATGTCCGAGGATCGTTTGTCgctgcagcagcgacgtcagGAGATCATCGCTGGCTTGGCGCAGCTCGATCAGCACATTCGCACTGTGCTCCAACTGAATAGCCAAGTGCAGGAGCTGGCCAAGGAGCTGTATAAGCACAAATCGCTGTTGATCATGGGACGTGGCTTCAATTTTGCCACCTGCTTGGAGGGCGCATTGAAGGTGAAGGAGCTGACCTATATGCACAGTGAGGGCATCTTGGCTGGCGAGTTGAAACATGGTCCCCTGGCGCTGGTGGATGATGAGATGCCGGTGCTGATGATTGTGCTGCGTGATCCGGTTTACATCAAGTGCATGAATGCCTTGCAACAGGTGACATCGAGGAAGGGACGTCCAATACTCATCTGCGAGGAGGGTGACGAGGAGACGATGGCATTCTCCACACGTTCGCTGCAAATACCACGCACTGTCGACTGTCTGCAGGGCATATTGACGGTCATTCCCTTGCAACTGTTGTCCTATCACATCGCTGTCTTGCGTGGCTGCGATGTCGATTGTCCGCGTAATTTGGCCAAATCCGTGACCGTTGAGTAG